The Chryseobacterium sp. 52 genome includes a region encoding these proteins:
- a CDS encoding MotA/TolQ/ExbB proton channel family protein, translated as MEMNVSKNDEQVVARKAGGLNPAVIIPILFVIGVCIYLFVLGNPGNFKDAEKLGGGSVAFSSVEGKDIHPESFLGIIYKGGVIVPILITFMITVIVFSFERYFVLGKAAGKGNLDNFVVQVRSLLNQNKIDEALEECDRQQGSVGNVVKEGLTTYKALSHDTTLNKEQKMVALNKAIEEATTLEMPMLEKNMMILSTLGTVATLIALLGTVIGMIKAFFALGSGGGTPDAAALSTGISEALINTALGIGTSAIAIILYNFFTSKIDGLTYKIDEIAMSIQQSFAEFN; from the coding sequence ATGGAAATGAATGTTTCAAAAAATGATGAGCAAGTAGTTGCTAGAAAAGCAGGAGGTTTAAACCCGGCTGTTATTATTCCTATTTTATTCGTTATAGGAGTTTGTATTTATTTATTTGTTCTTGGGAACCCAGGGAACTTTAAAGACGCAGAGAAACTAGGTGGTGGATCTGTAGCTTTCTCTAGTGTTGAAGGAAAAGACATTCACCCAGAATCGTTTTTAGGTATTATCTACAAAGGAGGGGTTATCGTACCAATCTTGATTACTTTCATGATCACTGTAATCGTTTTCTCTTTTGAAAGATATTTCGTACTAGGTAAGGCTGCTGGAAAAGGAAACTTAGACAACTTCGTAGTTCAGGTAAGAAGCTTATTGAATCAAAACAAAATTGATGAAGCTTTAGAAGAGTGTGACAGACAACAAGGATCTGTAGGTAACGTAGTGAAAGAAGGTCTTACTACTTACAAAGCACTTTCTCATGATACTACTTTAAATAAAGAGCAGAAAATGGTCGCTCTTAACAAAGCTATCGAAGAGGCTACTACTCTTGAAATGCCAATGCTTGAAAAGAACATGATGATTCTTTCTACTTTAGGTACGGTTGCAACATTGATCGCACTTTTAGGAACAGTAATCGGGATGATCAAGGCATTCTTCGCATTAGGTTCAGGTGGTGGTACTCCAGATGCTGCTGCACTTTCTACAGGTATCTCGGAAGCATTGATCAACACTGCATTAGGTATTGGTACTTCAGCTATCGCGATTATCCTTTATAACTTCTTTACTTCTAAAATTGATGGATTAACTTATAAGATCGACGAGATCGCTATGAGCATCCAACAATCTTTCGCTGAATTCAACTAA
- a CDS encoding deoxyuridine 5'-triphosphate nucleotidohydrolase has protein sequence MEYSKEFKAALSAFSNVEKDRLIFRLLKKDKLLSKKLYFELIDQETTDDKRNAMEENVAEQVLLASKYVGNSKYFLTIIRKLSAEITEHIKITTDKFGEVSLHLLLVNRILDYNSDLSRQRFDNVYKLYIYLINKVFKALVLTKKLDEDYWMEIDELLRETKNKISENHYLQKLCINNGLDLNWLESEHIPENIDQIMKDTKSQGFLR, from the coding sequence ATGGAGTACTCAAAAGAGTTTAAAGCAGCATTGAGTGCTTTTTCGAATGTGGAAAAAGACCGTCTTATTTTCAGACTGCTGAAAAAGGATAAGCTGTTGTCAAAGAAACTGTATTTCGAACTTATTGATCAGGAAACAACGGACGATAAGAGAAATGCTATGGAAGAGAATGTTGCCGAACAGGTTCTTCTGGCTTCAAAATATGTAGGAAACTCAAAATATTTCCTTACCATTATCCGAAAACTGAGTGCAGAAATAACAGAGCACATCAAAATAACAACGGATAAGTTCGGGGAAGTTTCTCTGCACCTTTTACTGGTGAACAGAATTTTAGACTACAACAGTGATCTCAGCAGACAACGGTTCGACAATGTTTACAAACTGTATATCTACCTCATCAATAAAGTATTCAAAGCACTGGTTTTAACGAAAAAGCTGGACGAAGATTACTGGATGGAAATTGATGAACTTCTGAGAGAAACCAAAAATAAAATTTCTGAAAATCATTATCTTCAGAAACTATGCATCAATAATGGTCTGGATCTCAACTGGCTTGAATCCGAGCATATTCCGGAAAATATAGACCAGATCATGAAAGACACTAAAAGTCAGGGATTTTTAAGATAA
- the leuS gene encoding leucine--tRNA ligase, whose protein sequence is MFYDHQQIEKKWQKYWEENQTYRTSNNTDKPKFYVLDMFPYPSGAGLHVGHPLGYIASDIYARYKRHQGFNVLHPVGYDSFGLPAEQYAIQTGQHPAITTEENINRYEEQLKKIGFSFDWSREVRTSDASYYKWTQWIFIELYHSWYNKNTDKAESITTLIQHFEEKGAEGLNANQNDELNFTAEEWKDSSDLDKEDILLNYRLAYRAETTVNWCPALGTVLANDEVKDGKSERGGFPVFQKKMMQWSMRISAYSERLLQGLNTLDWPQPLKDAQEYWIGKSQGAQVQFQVEGHDEIVEVFTTRPDTIFGATFMVLAPENPLVDTITTDAQKAEVDTYIEETSKKTERDRMSDVKNVSGAFTGSYAINPFSGEKMPIYISDYVLMGYGTGAVMAVPAHDERDHRFAKKFNLEIKKVVDTEEDVQEKSFDSKDSVCVNSDFLNGLSYHEAKSKIISEIENKGIGHGTTNYRQRDAIFSRQRYWGEPVPIYYKEGMPYTLPVSALPLELPEVEKYLPTEDGDPPLGNAKEFAWDEANQKVVSIDLIDDKTIFPLELSTMPGWAGSSWYFLRYMDPSNDEVFANKDLSDYWGQVDLYIGGSEHATGHLLYSRFWNMFMKDRGYVNHDEPFQKLINQGMILGMSAYVYRIDGTNQYVSKNLAGDYQTQKIHVDVSLLKGTSDELDTEAFKAWRPDYASAEFILEDGKYITDREVEKMSKSKYNVVNPDDICEEYGADGLRLYEMFLGPLEQSKPWNTQGLSGVYGFLKKFWNLYFNGDTFEVSDEEPTKAEYKVLHTLIKKVVYDIENFSFNTSVSSFMIAVNELQKIKCNKRNILEPLAVIISPYAPHICEELWSLLGNNESVEFEEFPVLNEDYLVEDEIEYPVSVNGRMKFKIPLSAQLSAKEVEDLVISDEKMQQILEGKTPKKIIVVHHRIVNIVI, encoded by the coding sequence GTGTTTTACGATCATCAGCAGATAGAAAAAAAGTGGCAGAAGTACTGGGAAGAAAACCAGACCTACAGAACCTCCAATAACACGGACAAACCTAAATTTTATGTTCTCGATATGTTCCCGTATCCATCAGGGGCAGGGCTTCACGTGGGGCACCCGCTGGGGTATATTGCATCCGATATTTATGCGAGATATAAAAGACATCAGGGTTTCAATGTCCTCCATCCGGTAGGTTATGATAGCTTCGGTCTTCCTGCTGAACAGTATGCGATTCAGACAGGGCAGCATCCTGCGATCACAACTGAGGAGAATATTAATAGATATGAAGAGCAGTTAAAAAAGATCGGTTTTTCATTCGACTGGAGCAGAGAAGTGAGAACTTCAGACGCCTCTTACTATAAATGGACACAGTGGATTTTTATCGAGCTGTATCATTCATGGTATAATAAAAATACAGATAAGGCAGAATCCATCACTACCTTAATTCAGCATTTTGAAGAAAAAGGAGCGGAAGGATTAAATGCCAACCAAAACGACGAATTGAATTTCACGGCAGAAGAATGGAAAGATTCTTCAGACCTTGATAAAGAAGATATCCTGTTAAACTACCGTCTGGCATACAGAGCGGAGACTACTGTAAACTGGTGCCCGGCTTTGGGGACGGTATTGGCAAATGATGAGGTAAAAGACGGAAAATCTGAAAGAGGAGGATTCCCTGTATTCCAAAAGAAAATGATGCAGTGGAGTATGAGAATATCTGCCTACTCTGAAAGATTATTACAGGGACTTAATACGTTAGACTGGCCGCAGCCTCTTAAAGATGCTCAGGAATACTGGATTGGGAAATCTCAGGGAGCCCAGGTTCAGTTTCAGGTAGAAGGTCATGACGAGATTGTTGAAGTATTTACCACTCGTCCTGATACTATCTTTGGAGCAACCTTTATGGTACTGGCTCCGGAAAATCCTTTAGTGGATACCATTACTACAGATGCTCAGAAAGCAGAAGTAGATACGTATATAGAAGAAACTTCCAAAAAAACGGAAAGAGACAGAATGTCTGACGTGAAAAACGTTTCAGGTGCTTTCACAGGAAGTTATGCCATCAATCCGTTCAGCGGAGAAAAGATGCCAATTTATATTTCAGATTATGTATTGATGGGGTATGGAACAGGAGCTGTAATGGCTGTTCCGGCACATGATGAGCGTGATCATAGATTTGCAAAGAAATTTAACTTAGAAATTAAAAAAGTTGTAGATACTGAAGAAGATGTTCAGGAAAAATCTTTCGACTCTAAAGATTCAGTTTGTGTCAATTCTGATTTCTTAAACGGATTATCTTATCATGAGGCAAAATCAAAAATAATCTCTGAAATAGAAAACAAAGGAATTGGTCACGGAACTACAAACTACAGACAACGTGATGCCATTTTCTCAAGACAGCGTTATTGGGGTGAGCCCGTTCCTATATATTATAAGGAAGGCATGCCTTATACGCTTCCGGTTTCTGCTTTACCATTAGAACTTCCCGAGGTGGAAAAATACCTTCCGACTGAAGATGGAGATCCGCCATTAGGAAATGCAAAAGAATTTGCATGGGATGAAGCTAACCAAAAAGTAGTTTCCATCGATTTGATTGATGATAAAACTATATTTCCATTAGAATTATCTACAATGCCGGGTTGGGCTGGAAGCTCATGGTATTTCCTGAGATATATGGACCCTTCCAATGATGAGGTTTTTGCTAATAAAGACTTAAGCGATTATTGGGGGCAGGTAGATTTATATATCGGAGGAAGCGAACACGCAACGGGTCACTTATTGTATTCCCGTTTCTGGAATATGTTCATGAAAGATCGCGGATATGTTAATCATGATGAGCCTTTCCAAAAATTAATCAACCAGGGAATGATCCTGGGGATGAGTGCTTATGTATACAGAATTGATGGAACCAACCAATATGTTTCTAAAAATCTGGCTGGTGATTATCAGACACAGAAGATTCACGTTGACGTATCCTTATTAAAAGGAACATCCGATGAATTGGATACGGAAGCTTTCAAAGCATGGAGACCGGATTATGCCAGTGCAGAATTTATCTTGGAAGACGGAAAATACATCACAGACCGTGAAGTAGAGAAAATGTCCAAGTCAAAATATAATGTGGTAAATCCTGATGATATCTGTGAAGAATACGGAGCAGACGGATTAAGATTATATGAAATGTTCCTGGGCCCGCTGGAGCAATCCAAGCCCTGGAATACACAAGGATTAAGCGGTGTATATGGTTTCCTTAAAAAATTCTGGAACCTGTATTTCAACGGAGATACTTTTGAAGTTTCTGATGAAGAGCCTACAAAAGCAGAATACAAAGTTTTACACACCTTAATAAAGAAGGTGGTTTATGATATTGAGAACTTCTCATTCAATACCTCTGTATCTTCATTTATGATTGCTGTAAACGAGCTTCAGAAAATAAAATGCAACAAACGCAATATTTTAGAGCCGTTAGCCGTTATCATCTCTCCATACGCGCCACACATCTGTGAAGAGCTTTGGAGCCTGTTGGGAAATAACGAGTCGGTTGAATTTGAAGAATTCCCTGTATTGAACGAGGATTACCTTGTAGAAGACGAAATTGAGTATCCGGTAAGTGTAAACGGTAGAATGAAATTCAAAATTCCACTCTCAGCTCAGTTATCAGCTAAGGAAGTCGAGGATTTGGTGATTTCGGATGAAAAAATGCAGCAGATTTTGGAAGGTAAAACACCTAAAAAAATCATCGTCGTGCATCACCGTATTGTGAATATCGTAATTTAA
- a CDS encoding glycosyltransferase family 2 protein, which translates to MKDLVSIITPCYNSAEFIEETIQSVLNQTYENWEWLITDDLSKDNTVDIIRKYNDPRIKLQILEKNGGAGNARNNSLERATGRYIAFLDSDDFWYPEYLETMTDYMQENNAELVYCNYSRCNEQLQPVLKDFMADKVVTFSNLLKTCRLAPVSTMYDTKRVGKFLFPVKSKREDHVMWLNLLKVIPEGLPINKTLAKYRMRENSVSRNKKNIIKDQYLVYKDFMGFSTAKSLYYTANWAVNGFLKYSKIFN; encoded by the coding sequence ATGAAAGACCTGGTCTCCATCATCACTCCCTGTTATAATTCTGCTGAATTCATCGAAGAAACGATACAATCTGTTTTAAATCAAACCTATGAAAACTGGGAATGGCTGATCACTGATGATCTTTCTAAAGACAATACGGTAGACATTATAAGAAAATACAATGATCCAAGAATAAAACTGCAGATTCTTGAGAAAAACGGTGGTGCCGGAAATGCCCGGAACAACAGCCTGGAAAGAGCTACAGGACGATATATCGCTTTTCTGGATTCTGATGATTTCTGGTATCCTGAGTATTTGGAAACCATGACAGATTATATGCAGGAAAACAATGCAGAGCTCGTTTATTGTAATTATTCAAGATGTAATGAGCAGTTACAGCCTGTTTTAAAAGATTTTATGGCTGATAAAGTGGTTACTTTCTCCAATCTTCTGAAGACCTGCAGACTGGCACCGGTTTCCACCATGTACGATACCAAAAGAGTCGGAAAATTTTTATTTCCTGTAAAAAGCAAGCGGGAAGACCATGTGATGTGGCTGAATCTTTTAAAAGTAATTCCCGAAGGTCTGCCTATCAATAAAACACTGGCCAAGTACAGGATGCGTGAGAACAGTGTTTCCCGGAACAAAAAAAACATTATCAAAGATCAGTATCTGGTATATAAAGACTTTATGGGATTTTCTACAGCAAAGTCTCTTTACTATACTGCCAATTGGGCGGTGAACGGATTTCTGAAATATTCTAAAATTTTTAATTAA
- a CDS encoding 3-deoxy-D-manno-octulosonic acid transferase yields the protein MSFLYRIFVSLLIFGMKVFSLFNDKTKKGVEGRKQSLDKVKATFSPSDKVIWMHAASLGEYEQGLPVLEKLKEKFPDHKILVTFFSPSGYENAVKKKHIADVMCYLPFDKKSTIREFISQFKTELFFTVKYDYWYNLLAELKDQGANIYVISALFYERQAFFTSYGKWFVKQLRKDVDWFFHQTSFSFALAKSIGLTRSSVTGDTRFDRVKQLRIRNNHVDRIDDFIGNSKTIVFGSSWQAEEKIASTIFRMDADLKLIIAPHDLKRVDHLKTIFSDALLYSEIDRSELPVSESQILIIDSIGLLSKLYSYADVAVVGGGFHEAGLHNILEAATFGVPVIFGNHYRKNPEADDLIVAEGGKSFTEENTAADFVLFLFNNEEELKGMSANARKFVDEKPDATGLILQKILS from the coding sequence ATGTCCTTCCTATACCGCATATTTGTCAGTCTTCTTATTTTCGGAATGAAAGTCTTTTCCTTGTTTAATGATAAAACTAAAAAAGGAGTTGAAGGAAGAAAACAATCTTTAGATAAAGTAAAAGCAACATTTTCACCCTCTGATAAGGTGATCTGGATGCATGCAGCCAGTCTGGGCGAATATGAGCAGGGACTTCCGGTTTTAGAGAAACTTAAAGAGAAATTTCCGGATCATAAAATTCTTGTGACTTTCTTTTCCCCATCAGGCTACGAAAATGCTGTGAAAAAGAAACATATCGCAGACGTGATGTGTTATCTTCCGTTCGATAAAAAAAGTACCATCAGAGAATTTATTTCCCAGTTTAAGACCGAATTATTCTTTACGGTAAAATATGACTATTGGTATAACCTTCTGGCTGAACTTAAAGACCAGGGAGCCAATATCTATGTAATTTCTGCTTTATTTTATGAAAGACAGGCATTCTTTACCTCTTATGGGAAATGGTTTGTAAAACAGCTTAGAAAAGATGTAGATTGGTTTTTTCATCAAACCTCATTTTCTTTTGCACTGGCTAAGAGTATTGGACTTACCAGGTCTTCGGTAACAGGAGATACCAGATTTGACAGGGTAAAACAGCTCAGGATACGCAACAATCATGTTGATCGGATTGATGATTTTATAGGAAATAGTAAAACGATCGTCTTTGGAAGTTCATGGCAGGCTGAAGAAAAAATAGCATCCACAATTTTCAGGATGGATGCAGATTTGAAATTAATTATTGCCCCACACGATCTGAAAAGAGTAGACCATCTAAAGACTATTTTTTCTGATGCATTATTGTATAGTGAAATAGATCGGTCTGAACTTCCTGTTTCTGAATCTCAAATCCTGATCATAGACAGCATCGGTTTACTGTCAAAACTCTATTCTTATGCAGATGTGGCTGTCGTGGGAGGAGGTTTTCATGAGGCGGGATTACACAATATTCTGGAAGCAGCAACATTTGGTGTGCCTGTGATCTTTGGAAACCATTACAGAAAAAATCCTGAGGCTGATGATCTGATTGTTGCAGAAGGAGGAAAATCTTTTACAGAAGAAAATACAGCAGCAGATTTTGTCCTGTTTCTCTTTAACAATGAAGAAGAGCTGAAAGGAATGTCTGCCAATGCCCGAAAGTTTGTAGACGAAAAGCCTGATGCCACAGGCCTTATTCTCCAGAAAATTTTATCTTAA
- a CDS encoding cupin domain-containing protein: MIHSKNNSEYYIWGNGCDSWVLRDSHGLSVKQEKMPAGTSEKLHFHEIAEQVFYILKGEAVLYVKDEKFLVKQGESISVLPNSEHCISNESQTEIEFLVISSPSTNNDRIEIEK; this comes from the coding sequence ATGATACATTCTAAAAATAATTCAGAATACTATATTTGGGGAAACGGTTGTGACAGCTGGGTACTCAGGGATTCACATGGCCTTTCTGTGAAACAGGAAAAGATGCCTGCAGGAACTTCTGAAAAGCTACATTTTCATGAAATAGCAGAGCAGGTTTTTTATATTTTAAAAGGTGAGGCTGTATTGTATGTTAAAGATGAAAAGTTTTTGGTTAAGCAAGGAGAAAGTATTTCCGTATTGCCTAATTCTGAACACTGTATCTCTAATGAATCCCAGACTGAAATAGAATTTCTGGTCATCTCCAGCCCGTCCACAAATAATGATCGAATTGAAATTGAAAAATAA
- a CDS encoding DUF1648 domain-containing protein, whose translation MEDIIFTIFDIFNFGLLVFFWWFTLKHYKTLPERIPVHFDFDGKADNFGSKRYSFVTPLMGTALYCFFIYALRHPETANFPVEITGKNRSAQFLIMEIFIRWLFVLVMLIFMNSQDYMFRYSFDENVKPKVPLSTAILSVIGSLMAVFVFVAIFK comes from the coding sequence ATGGAGGATATTATTTTTACCATCTTTGATATTTTTAATTTCGGATTATTGGTTTTTTTCTGGTGGTTTACGCTGAAGCATTATAAGACTCTTCCTGAAAGAATTCCTGTACACTTTGATTTTGATGGAAAGGCTGATAACTTTGGGAGCAAGAGATATTCTTTTGTAACGCCGCTTATGGGAACCGCTTTATATTGTTTCTTTATATATGCATTAAGGCATCCAGAAACAGCTAATTTTCCTGTAGAGATTACAGGTAAGAACAGAAGTGCTCAGTTTCTCATCATGGAGATTTTTATAAGATGGTTGTTTGTCCTTGTAATGCTTATTTTTATGAATAGTCAGGATTATATGTTCAGATATTCTTTTGATGAAAATGTAAAACCCAAAGTTCCATTGTCTACGGCTATCCTATCGGTGATTGGAAGCCTGATGGCCGTTTTTGTTTTTGTAGCCATATTCAAATGA
- a CDS encoding lipocalin family protein — protein MKKLALLFAGLSLFVATGCNDDGDNTMEYPLVGVWQPLKEVVTTVEVGEEPVSDLITYTDCQKESRWRFNTEASGKRTEWGEIGTTPQCAITSDRNFTYTYDKSAKTVVIKYQGIVEPSNAKVVTLDDVTLNLAVREETQDPTVYKTRTYTFKRIPQ, from the coding sequence ATGAAGAAATTAGCATTACTATTTGCAGGTTTATCATTATTTGTAGCTACAGGATGTAATGATGATGGTGATAATACGATGGAATATCCTCTTGTAGGTGTTTGGCAGCCGCTGAAAGAGGTGGTTACCACTGTTGAAGTAGGAGAAGAGCCTGTTTCAGATCTTATTACGTATACTGATTGTCAGAAAGAGTCCAGATGGAGATTCAATACTGAGGCATCCGGAAAAAGAACTGAATGGGGAGAAATCGGAACCACTCCACAGTGTGCTATTACATCAGACAGAAACTTTACTTATACGTACGATAAAAGTGCGAAAACTGTAGTAATCAAATACCAGGGAATTGTAGAGCCATCCAATGCTAAAGTGGTTACCCTCGATGATGTGACCCTAAACCTTGCGGTAAGAGAAGAGACTCAGGATCCGACTGTATATAAAACAAGAACATACACGTTCAAAAGAATTCCTCAATAA
- a CDS encoding C40 family peptidase, whose amino-acid sequence MNKGICNVTVAPVRAENSDKAEIVTEMLFGESADILEVNKNWTRIKMHYDGYEGWIDTKQLKPVTEEDLAKRKVTVVTEDFSSVLMNDGKTLLSMGSEVEFPAVASRRSHDLRESIALAAKEFLNVPYLWGGKSFFAVDCSGFTQLIYKIHDIKLPRDTYQQAEVGVPLTFVEESQPGDLAFFENPEGKIIHVGIMLDNQRIIHASGKVRIDILDSTGIFNKEMNKHTHKLRVIKNLL is encoded by the coding sequence ATGAATAAAGGAATTTGTAATGTTACAGTAGCACCGGTTCGCGCAGAAAATTCTGATAAAGCGGAAATTGTTACGGAAATGTTGTTTGGAGAAAGCGCTGATATTTTGGAGGTTAATAAAAACTGGACCAGAATAAAAATGCACTATGACGGATATGAAGGATGGATAGATACCAAACAGCTAAAACCTGTAACAGAAGAAGATCTGGCTAAAAGAAAAGTGACCGTAGTTACTGAAGATTTTTCTTCTGTACTGATGAATGATGGAAAGACGCTTCTTTCGATGGGGTCTGAAGTGGAATTTCCGGCAGTTGCATCAAGAAGAAGCCACGATCTTCGGGAAAGTATTGCTTTAGCGGCAAAAGAATTCCTTAACGTACCTTATCTGTGGGGAGGCAAAAGTTTTTTCGCAGTAGATTGTTCTGGTTTTACCCAGCTTATCTATAAAATTCATGATATTAAATTGCCGAGAGATACTTATCAGCAGGCAGAAGTAGGGGTGCCTCTGACCTTTGTTGAAGAGAGTCAGCCCGGAGATTTAGCATTCTTTGAGAACCCTGAGGGGAAAATTATTCACGTAGGAATTATGCTTGATAACCAAAGGATCATTCATGCTTCCGGAAAAGTAAGGATTGATATTCTTGATTCTACAGGAATCTTTAATAAAGAAATGAATAAACACACCCATAAACTGAGAGTCATCAAAAACTTACTCTAG
- a CDS encoding acyltransferase family protein: MQDITKNNFDFIRVLLAFIVFVGHLGALSDSSELDFLKHSPVEVAVFSFFIVSGFLIARSYERSSSLKSYIKKRVNRIVPAYLLVVFLCTVLLSLVSTLSFSDYFGNIQVYKYFFWNSLFMNFMAPSLPGVFGNEAVNGALWTLKIEMCFYFAVPLIFLLFGKNNKYRNTSLIVLYFLSLVFLNYFEMAGKISISKQLPGSLCYFIGGMFAYFYFDQFIKYKNTLFIIAIITVWIDLILHIKLFSPIMISIIVLYIAYSLKFLNNFGKYGDFTYGIYIFHFPIIRVFATLGLFANYNPFLMSFVCMLVVIGVGIASWHLYEKKFL, encoded by the coding sequence ATGCAGGATATAACGAAAAATAATTTTGACTTTATACGTGTTCTCCTTGCTTTCATTGTCTTCGTAGGACATTTGGGAGCTTTAAGTGACTCAAGCGAGCTCGATTTTTTAAAACACAGTCCTGTAGAAGTTGCCGTTTTTTCGTTTTTCATTGTCAGTGGATTCCTTATTGCCAGGAGTTATGAAAGATCTTCCAGCCTGAAAAGCTATATTAAGAAAAGGGTCAACAGAATTGTCCCGGCTTATTTATTGGTTGTATTTCTCTGCACCGTCCTTTTGAGTCTTGTAAGTACCTTGTCTTTTTCTGATTATTTTGGCAACATCCAGGTTTATAAATATTTTTTCTGGAACTCCTTATTTATGAACTTTATGGCTCCTTCCCTTCCCGGCGTATTCGGTAACGAAGCTGTCAATGGTGCTCTGTGGACACTTAAGATTGAAATGTGTTTCTATTTTGCTGTTCCGCTTATATTTTTATTATTCGGAAAAAACAATAAATACAGGAATACCAGCCTTATTGTTCTCTATTTCCTTTCTCTGGTGTTTCTTAATTATTTTGAAATGGCAGGAAAGATTTCTATTTCCAAACAGCTGCCAGGTTCATTATGCTATTTTATCGGTGGAATGTTTGCTTATTTCTATTTTGATCAATTCATTAAATATAAAAACACGCTGTTCATCATTGCTATTATAACGGTTTGGATAGATCTGATCTTACACATCAAACTGTTCTCGCCTATCATGATCAGCATTATTGTGCTGTATATTGCCTATTCACTGAAATTCCTGAATAATTTTGGAAAATACGGAGACTTCACCTATGGTATTTATATATTCCACTTCCCTATTATCCGGGTATTTGCTACGCTGGGATTATTTGCGAATTACAATCCTTTTTTAATGAGTTTTGTGTGTATGCTGGTGGTCATTGGAGTAGGAATTGCATCCTGGCATCTTTATGAGAAAAAATTTTTATAA
- a CDS encoding O-methyltransferase, whose translation MSFFEEKNPEMDRYLETHASSEPEILKKLRRETYQKTTQPHMISGYQQGRLLTIISQMLQPKNVLEIGTFTGYATLCLTSGLAKDGKITTLDVNEDLAYLPKKYFEESEYADQIDFKLQDAKEFLRETDQIFDLVFIDADKENYAEYFRLIKPRTKSGSVVMFDNVLWYGKVLEENPKQRSTQVIKELNDLAAKDDDFENLILPLRDGVNFLRRK comes from the coding sequence ATGAGCTTTTTTGAAGAAAAAAATCCTGAAATGGACAGGTATCTGGAGACCCATGCTTCCTCGGAACCTGAAATTCTGAAAAAACTAAGAAGAGAGACCTATCAGAAAACAACACAGCCGCATATGATCTCAGGGTATCAGCAAGGCCGGCTTTTAACAATTATTTCCCAGATGCTGCAGCCCAAAAATGTTTTAGAAATAGGAACTTTTACGGGATATGCCACACTCTGCCTGACATCGGGTCTTGCTAAAGATGGGAAAATTACCACATTAGACGTTAATGAAGATCTTGCTTACCTTCCGAAAAAATATTTTGAAGAAAGTGAATATGCTGACCAGATCGATTTTAAGCTTCAGGACGCTAAAGAATTTTTAAGAGAAACGGATCAGATTTTTGATCTTGTCTTTATAGATGCCGACAAAGAAAATTATGCCGAATATTTCAGACTGATTAAACCCAGAACAAAATCAGGTTCCGTGGTGATGTTTGATAACGTCTTATGGTACGGTAAAGTATTGGAAGAAAATCCCAAACAGAGATCCACACAGGTCATCAAGGAGCTGAATGATTTAGCGGCAAAAGATGACGATTTTGAAAATCTTATTTTACCTTTGCGTGACGGAGTAAATTTTCTGAGAAGGAAATAG